GAAGCCCATCTCGCCGGCTTCCTTCATCACATCCACCGGGAAAATGTGCTCGTCGTCCCACTTGGCCGCGTGGGGCGCCATGGATTTTTCCGCAAACGCCCGTGCCGCCTCGCGAAACGCCAGTTGGTCTTCGGTCAGGTTAAAGTCCATCGTTACGCTCCAGAATAAAGAGAACCTGGCTCAGAGGGGAAAAGAAGGGGCCGGAAACGAGTTCCGGCCCAAACACCCCACCTTCAACGCAATTAACGCAACTGGATCGAGAAGTTGGCTTCCGAGCTGGTCGCTTCACTGGAGAACCAGCGGGAAGTAACCGTCTTGGTTTCGGTGTAGAAGCGCACCGCCTGCTTGCCGTAAGCGTGCTGGTCACCGTAGAAGGAGCCCTTCCAGCCGGTGAACGAGAAGAACGGCAGGGGCACCGGAATGGGAATGTTCACGCCCACCTGGCCCACATCAATCTCGTGCTGGAAGCGACGGGCCGCACCACCGGAGCTGGTGAAGATAGACACACCATTGCCGTACGGGCTCTTGTTGATCAGCTCGATGGCCTCACCCAGGCTGTCCAGCTCGACACAGGACAGTACCGGGCCGAAGATTTCCTCGTTGTAGATGTCCATCTCGGTGGTCACACCGGAGAACAGGGTCGGGCCCACCCAGTTGCCATCGGGCAGACCGTCTACGGTGCAACCGCGGCCGTCGAGCAGCAGTTTCGCGCCCTGGGCCTCACCGGTGGCGATCAGGGACTCGATACGGTCCTTGGCCTTGGCGGAGATGATCGGGCCGTAGCTGGCACCGGAGTCGTTCCAGGCACCCGGGCGCACTTTCGCCATGGCTTCCTTCAACTCCGGAATCCACTGCTGGGCCTCGCCCACGAATACGGCCACGGAGATCGCCATGCAGCGCTGGCCGGCGGCACCTACGGAGGCGCCTACCAGGGCGTTGAGCACCTGCTGCTTGTCGGCATCCGGCATGATCACCATATGGTTCTTGGCGCCGGCGAAGCTCTGTACACGCTTCATGTGGCGGGTGCCGGTTTCGTAGATATAACGGCCGACAGGCACAGAGCCCACGAATGACACCGCCTTGATGGCAGGATCAGTCAGCAGTACATCCACCTGCTCCTTGCCGCCATGTACCACCTGAAGAACGCCCTTGGGCGCACCGGCCTGTTCGAACAGCTCGGCAAGGCGCATCGGTGTCAGCGGATCCTGCTCGGAAGGCTTGAGGATAAAGGTGTTACCGCAGGCGATGGCCATCGGGAACATCCACAACGGAATCATGGCCGGAAAGTTGAACGGGGTAATACCCGCACACACGCCCAGCGGCTGGATCCAGGAGTGGGTATCCACCTCGCGTGCCACGTTCTCGACGGTCTCGCCCATCATCATGGAAGCCACGTTGGCGGCGTGTTCAACAACCTCGATACCGCGCCATACGTCGCCCTTGGCGTCATCAAACGTCTTGCCGGTTTCCTGGGAGAGGATTTCGGCAATCTCGTCGTGGTGCTCTTTCAACAGAGCCTGGTAGCGCAGCATCACACGGGCGCGCTCGGACACCGGTACTTCTTTCCAGGTTTTGAACACCTCTCCGGCGCTTTCGATGGCGCGGCGCATCTCGGCGTCGGTGGTGCACGGCGCCTTGGCGATCACTTCGTTGGTGGCGGGGTTAGTAACGTCGATCCATTCACTGGTCTGGCTGTCGACGAATTCGCCGGCGAGATACAGCGGAACATTTTTCATGTTGATATCCCTGTTTGTTGTTGTGCGTGGGGCCGGCCGCACCCTTTAACTCTGAGGGAGCAGCCACGATTTCCAAAAGGCTAGCATGGGTTCGCCGGATGGGTGATTGACTAAATTTCGCCCATGATGGACTATTTTTCGATAGCGAGACAACCAACGGGGCAATCCATGACCCAGACCTCCCAGTGGCCAGTGCCGAAGGACAGCATCCGTTACGTGGTTCCGGAGCCAATTATTCGCCTGTTGGCGAGCCACCCGCTGACGCGGGACCTGTACCCGCTGGCCTTTGGCCATTATCGCCGGGCGACGGGACACCATATGCACCGGGAGCATCACCACGACAATCTTTTGATCTACTGCACCGAGGGCAAGGCGTTCCTGAACGTGCTGGGCGAACCCTACACCGTGGAAGCCGGAGACCTGCTCCTGTTGCCGGCCGGTGCCAACCACCGCTACACCGCCGACCCGGACAATCCCTGGACCATCCACTGGGTGCACTACACCGGCCCCCTGGCGGAGGATTTCCGGAACTACATGGGTTTTGACGGCCCCACACGCATACGCCACCTCGGCCGACAGCCACGCCTGCTGGTGGATTTCAACGGGCTGCTGTCGGTACGCCAGACCGGTTTCCGGGCCCGGGGCCTGATCCACGCGGCAAACCGCCTTCGCCAGCTACTGGCGGCGGTGCCGATCAACGCGGACGAAACCGGGCATGAACGCCAGGCAGAGCTGGACACCATTCACAACTACATGCGGGAGCACCTGGACGAACGCATCAGTCTCGAGGAACTGGCGGATCTGGCCGGCTTGTCTCCGGCGCATTTCGCCACCCGCTACCGGGAGCAGACCGGCACCTCCCCCATTCAGCATTTTCTGCACCTGAAGGTGGAGCGCGCCTGCCAGCTGCTCGACACCACCAGCTCGAGTTTCGCCGATATCAGCCGGCGCCTGGGCTACGACGACGCCTATTATTTTTCCCGGCTTTTCAAGAAGGTGATGGGCCAGTCGCCGCGCGACTATCGCCACACTGCAAGACACTGACAGGGCGCAGCGGGCCAGACTGGCATGTGCCGCCTGCTACGACTTTTGTTGTAGGAGCCAAGCGGTTAGGCTTGGATTATCCGCTAACGAAAAGAGTGAGCCCATGGCCATGTACACCATTGAAATTGATGAAACCTTTGATGTGCCGCGACGAAAAGTCTTTGCCCTGTTCGCCGATCACCACCGTTTCGGCAAGCTGCTCGGTGCGCCGGTAAAGCGGATCAAGGACAGCGACCAGGCCGACCCCAACGGCATCGGCTCGGTTCGCAAGATCGGTATCGGTCCGATCGGCCTTGAGGAGACCGTGCTGAATTTCGAACCGGACTCCCTGATCGAATACGCCATTACCAGCCTCAGCCCGATCCGCAATCATCACGGGCGCATCCGGTTCGACGAAACCCCCGATGGCGGCACACGGCTGAAGTACACCATCACCTTCGAGGACATCGTACCGCTCACTGGCAAGGTGGTGAGCACGGCGCTCGAGCAAGGCCTTCGCCGGGGCATAAAACGTGTACCGAAGCTGGCCTGAACGCCGGTATCAACAAAACGTTACTTGAGGAATATCAGGTAATTGACCTGAGGCAATTGTTGGCTTTTGTCAATTCTGTAATCTCCGCGCAGCTTGCACCAACCGGCCCCGTGGCCGGTTTTATCTGATTTCTGCGGGAGACCTGAATGGCCAACGATCCCATCGTTCTGTTCGACAACGGGCACCACAAATGCCTCATGTTCGATTCCCTGGTAACCGGTGAGGGCGTTCAGTCCAACCAGTTCCTGATTGTGGACGGAAAACACGAAGCGCTGATCGACCCGGGCGGCGACCTCACCTACACCCCGCTCTCGGTCGCGGCCTCGCGCTACATGAATCTGCGGGATATGGACTATGTGTTCGCCTCGCACCAGGACCCGGATATCATTGGCGCCATCGACCGCTGGATTGTCCACACCCGGGCCAAAATCGTGACATCCCGGCTCTGGGCACGGTTCCTGCCGCATCTTGTTTCCGGCTACGTGACCAATCAGCTCAGCGGCAGCGTATACGACCGGATTATCGGTGTGCCGGATGCCGGGGCCAACGTGCGGTTTGGCGATAGCTACCTGCAGTGCCTCCCGGCCCATTTCATGCACTCGGTAGGCAACCTGCAGTTCTACGATCCGGTCTCTAAGATTCTGTTCTCCGGAGACCTGGGTGCCTCCATGGGCAGTTCGGATGATCACCTGCCGGTGGCCGACTTCGACCAGCATATCCCGAACATGGTGGGCTTTCACCGGCGCTACATTGGCTCACGGAAAGTCTGCGCCCTCTGGGCGGATATGATTCGGGGGATGGACGTGGCGATGATTGTTCCCCAGCATGGGAAACGGTTTGAAGGGCCCCTGATGGTCGATCGCTTCCTGACCTGGGTCAGCGAGATGGAGTGCGGAATAGACCTGATGACACAGGAGAACTACCGGCGTCCGGTGGACTATGTGTCGTAAGGCCGGGCGCTCGCCAGAAGCGCTGGAACAAGGGGCCAAATAAGCCTGTCCCAAACGGGCAATGTTGAGTAAAATCCGGCCCTTTCCCGAGCATCAAGAGGCAGCGCAAATGGGCAGAGCCTACCAGAACCGCAAAGAATCCATGGCCAAGACGGCCGCGGCGAAAACCAAGGTCTACAGCAAGTACGGCCGCGAGATCT
The sequence above is drawn from the Marinobacter gudaonensis genome and encodes:
- a CDS encoding CoA-acylating methylmalonate-semialdehyde dehydrogenase; protein product: MKNVPLYLAGEFVDSQTSEWIDVTNPATNEVIAKAPCTTDAEMRRAIESAGEVFKTWKEVPVSERARVMLRYQALLKEHHDEIAEILSQETGKTFDDAKGDVWRGIEVVEHAANVASMMMGETVENVAREVDTHSWIQPLGVCAGITPFNFPAMIPLWMFPMAIACGNTFILKPSEQDPLTPMRLAELFEQAGAPKGVLQVVHGGKEQVDVLLTDPAIKAVSFVGSVPVGRYIYETGTRHMKRVQSFAGAKNHMVIMPDADKQQVLNALVGASVGAAGQRCMAISVAVFVGEAQQWIPELKEAMAKVRPGAWNDSGASYGPIISAKAKDRIESLIATGEAQGAKLLLDGRGCTVDGLPDGNWVGPTLFSGVTTEMDIYNEEIFGPVLSCVELDSLGEAIELINKSPYGNGVSIFTSSGGAARRFQHEIDVGQVGVNIPIPVPLPFFSFTGWKGSFYGDQHAYGKQAVRFYTETKTVTSRWFSSEATSSEANFSIQLR
- a CDS encoding AraC family transcriptional regulator, with the translated sequence MTQTSQWPVPKDSIRYVVPEPIIRLLASHPLTRDLYPLAFGHYRRATGHHMHREHHHDNLLIYCTEGKAFLNVLGEPYTVEAGDLLLLPAGANHRYTADPDNPWTIHWVHYTGPLAEDFRNYMGFDGPTRIRHLGRQPRLLVDFNGLLSVRQTGFRARGLIHAANRLRQLLAAVPINADETGHERQAELDTIHNYMREHLDERISLEELADLAGLSPAHFATRYREQTGTSPIQHFLHLKVERACQLLDTTSSSFADISRRLGYDDAYYFSRLFKKVMGQSPRDYRHTARH
- a CDS encoding SRPBCC family protein translates to MAMYTIEIDETFDVPRRKVFALFADHHRFGKLLGAPVKRIKDSDQADPNGIGSVRKIGIGPIGLEETVLNFEPDSLIEYAITSLSPIRNHHGRIRFDETPDGGTRLKYTITFEDIVPLTGKVVSTALEQGLRRGIKRVPKLA
- a CDS encoding oxygen-binding di-iron domain-containing protein, whose product is MANDPIVLFDNGHHKCLMFDSLVTGEGVQSNQFLIVDGKHEALIDPGGDLTYTPLSVAASRYMNLRDMDYVFASHQDPDIIGAIDRWIVHTRAKIVTSRLWARFLPHLVSGYVTNQLSGSVYDRIIGVPDAGANVRFGDSYLQCLPAHFMHSVGNLQFYDPVSKILFSGDLGASMGSSDDHLPVADFDQHIPNMVGFHRRYIGSRKVCALWADMIRGMDVAMIVPQHGKRFEGPLMVDRFLTWVSEMECGIDLMTQENYRRPVDYVS